The sequence below is a genomic window from Dyadobacter chenwenxiniae.
CGGCACACCAAACGGAATCCGCACCATCATAATGATCGGGGATGTGAAAGGAATAATGGAAGTCCAGAAGGCCAGTGTTCCGTCGGGGTCGCGGAGGACGAACTGGGCAAAAACAAAAGAGAAAATGATTGGTAATGTGATGGGCAGCATAAATTGCTGGGTGTCGGCATCATTGTCTACCGCCGCGCCAACCGCTCCGAAAAGAGCGCTGTAAAGGAGGTAACCTCCTAAATAATAGAATAAAAAACAGCCCAGGATCAGCGGGAGATTAAGACTGCTGACGGCACCCAAAACCTCGGCGACAGGGTTTTCAACATTTCCCCCCGGCATCCCCGAAGACGGCATTCCGTTCTGCATTTTTTGCATTTCCTGCGCAACCTCAGGAGACTGCTGGGACATTTTATCGCTTAAAATAGCCGAGGCTGCGCTTGTTAATGCAGTGGTCAGCAAAATCCAGAGTACAAATTGTGTCAGCCCAACCAATGCTACGCCAATAATTTTGCCTAACATTAATTGAAATGGTTTCACAGAAGAAATGATCACTTCAACGATCCGACTCGTTTTTTCCTCGGTTATGCCGCGCATCACTTGTGTGCCATAAATGAAAACCGACATATAAATCAGAAAAGCGCAAATGCCTCCGATCACGGTTGCCGCCCCGGAACTACTGGTTTTTTCGCCTTCTTCGCTCAGACTGATCGTTTTAGAGCTTACGTTCACCCTCGAATCTTCCAGGATTTTGTGGGTTATGCCGGCTTGTCCAAGCTTAATGTCCTCAATTTCTTTTTCAATAACCTTTTCAATTTCCGATTTCAGGTCCATACTTACATTCTTAGCTGCGTAAATGCGGACGCTTTTCGGCTCCTTAATGACGTTTTCTGGAATGTATACCAATGCGTTTGCGTCACTGCCTTTAAAATTAGCTTTGGCCGAATCCAGCGAGGAAGTCAGGTAATCAAACTTTATTGTTTCACTATCCTTAAATTCATTTTTGAACAAACCGCTTTCATCGAGCACCTGAACCGTTTTGGTGTCAACTGATCCGATCGCAACCCAAATCACTACCGCGTAAAAAGCAACGAATAGCAATGGTCCGAGCAGGGTCATGATCAGAAAAGACTTCTTTTTGACCCTTACCAGATATTCTCTTCTGATTACCAAAAATATATTGCGCATTGTGGAAAGATTTAGATGTGGGATGGCTAAAATTATGCTTCTGGAACCTCGTTGACGGAGCGCATGAAAATGTCGCTCATGCTCGGAATGTTTTCTCCAAACGACCGTATCTCTACTTTTGGAAGTAAGTCCCTGAGCAAATCATTTGGACTGGCAAACTCTCCCAAATGAATATTGGCGCGCTTGTAACCATTCTCTAGCTCTTTTTCGGGGGTTAGTGTATAGGAATGTTCGAGTCCGCTCAGATCCCCTTTATATTCAACGAAATAAGTGTGCGTTTTGAACTGCTCTTTGATAAGATTTTTAGGGCCGTCGAGCACTTTTTTGGCCTTATGGATCAACGCAATGTTGTCGCAAAGTTCTTCCACCGTTTCCATTCTGTGGGTCGAAAAAATGATCGTGCTTCCTTTTTGTTTTAATTCCAAAATTTCGTCCCGGATCAGGTTTGCATTAATCGGGTCAAAACCGGAAAACGGCTCGTCGAGAATGATCAGATCGGGTTCGTGAAGCACCGTGGAAACGAACTGCACTTTTTGCTGCATTCCTTTGGACAGGTCGGAAACACTTTTATCCCACCACGTTTTAATGTCAAATTTGATAAACCATGTTTTCAGCTTGTCCATCGCTTGTTTTTGCGATAAGCCTTTCAGCTGAGCCAGATAAAGCAACTGCTCGCCTACTTTCATCTTTTTGTAAAGCCCGCGCTCTTCCGGTAAATACCCGATGCGTGAAATGTGACTTTGATTCAAATGCTGTCCGTCAAACAGAATCTCACCCTTGTCCGGCCCGGTGATCTGATTAATGATACGGATCAATGACGTTTTCCCGGCACCATTTGGCCCTAGCAAGCCGAAAATGCAGCCTTTTGGAATGTCGATACTGACATCGTCTAACGCAACATGATTGGAATACTCCTTGGTAACATTCCTTACTTCTATGATATTCATATTGATTGATAGAATCGTCTGTGACAAAAGCGGCATGCTTCTCAGCCAAAAATGCAAAGTAAATGGCGACCGGATTAAAGTTACGGTATGAGCGACTAAAATCGCCTGATTAGTGGTAAAATAAAAAAAGCGGGCGGATCACCGCTCGCTTCAATTGTTACTGTTTTTGGAAGGATAGTCAGATATATTTTTCCCGGATCTGAAATAAAACCCAAAACCCGATCACACCGCTAATCAGCGCACCCAGAATGCTAAGCTGGATCAGATTAGTAACCAAACCGACTAGCAGTGCGTAGTAAAGCAGGTTCCAGCCCTGGCGTTTGCGCGCGCGCAATGGTGAGAATGCGAGCACATACATAATAAGGGTGATCACGGTAAGGGCAACGCCCAGATAAAAGTTAAACCCAATCCCAACGGAAACTGCGCCTAACCCCAATGCTGCACCACCAATTCCCAATGCTGTAAGCAGACCTAAGATCCCGATAATGGACAACACAAGCATAAAATAAGGCCCGTATTGAACCAAAAATTCTTTAACTGATTCTGAAAACGGTGGAAATTTTTGTAAAAAAATGGGTTCTAATTCCTTTTCCAAAGGTAAGTTTGCTTGCATAATGAGGGACGTTTAGCTGAATATCAATTAATTAATCACTAAAACTAGAAAGAAAACTTTACAAACCTTCTAACCTATTTCGCAACCGTTTCGACAGTTTATTAATCGGTTCCTGGCATTTTGGTGGCATGTTAGTCTTCCGGATATGGTACAAAAACGAAGCCGGAAAAATCACCGATCAGCGCAAAAAGACAGCAAAATTCATCGGCATTTTTATAGTTCTCGGTAAACATTAAAACGGACTCCTCACCAATCAGTTTCCTGTCCACAAACTCCTGCATAAAACTCGCGCGATATGCATAGTTGTTTGTCAGCTCTGTTCTATCGATCAGTAATGCGCCTAATTCCAGCTCGCTATTGGTTACTATAAAAATCGGATTGTCGGAAAAACCACGTTTGCGGATCTGGTAAGACGCTTCTTTAAGCTGATCTGCCACTTTGATAAAATCTTGAGATATATAACCCATCAGTTTCTGGTTCAACTCGGGCGAGTTGGCGTCATCCATCAGGGTATTTTCGTTACTATTATTGATCATGATATTTAGGCTGTCGGCATTCGGCGATCGGCCGTCTGCGTTCAGCGTTAATTATGCCCATAAAGGGCGGATGTGATTAAAAATATTTAAGTAAAACCAAAGCCGACAGCTGAATGCCGAAAGCCGACAGCACCTTTACATCCTCGCAGCCAGCAACAATGTCAAATCCTTGTACCGCATGTTAAAACTACGTGCGATATGCGAGTTCGTCAATGTTCCTTTATGACAATACACTCCTTTCATAAACCAACGATTGGCATAAATCATTTCTTCGATGCCGCCAATTGTGCCTGTTTGCAATAAAAACGGTAAAAATACATTGCTAAGCGCTGTGCTGGCCGTATGCGCCACGCGCGAGGGAATGTTGGGCACGCAATAATGGATGACATCATTATACTTGAATGTTGGATGCTTATGCGTGGTCATGCGGGAAGTTTCGAACGAACCGCCCTGGTCAATGCTGACGTCGATAATGACGGAGCCGGGCTTCATTTGGGAAACCATTTCTTTGGTTACGACCAGCGGACTGATGCCGTTTTCGGCACGCATGGTGCCTATGACGACGTCGGCCCTGGCAATCGCCTCCGCCAATGTGTCCGAATCAATGATGGAAGTGTAAAGATTCTGGCCTATCGCGTATTTTAATCGTTGCAACCTGTATATATGCTTGTCAAAAACCTTAATGTCCGCCCCAACGCTGATGGCTGCACGCGTGGCGTATTCTGCAACTGTCCCGGCTCCCAAAATTACAATTTTGGTTGGCGGAACGCCTGTTATGCCGCCCAGAATGATGCCTCTCCCACCATTGGGCGTTGACAAATATTCCGCAGCGATCAGCAACACCGTGCTTCCCGCAATTTCGCCCATTGCGCGAATAATGGGTTTTCCTCCCACTTTATCCTCAATGAGCTCATATCCTATGCCGGTGATTTTCAGCTCATTCAATCTTTCAAAATATTTCTTCTCAAGTGTTGGCAAATTCATGGCAGAGATCAACGTCGTCCCGGCCTTGATATAGCGGAATTCTTCCTCTACCAAAGGCTCTACTTTCAGGATCACATTGGCCTGATACACTTCTTTTGCGCTTTGCACAATCACCGCACCGGCCTCGCTATACTCATGGTCTGAGAGGTTCCCGCCCTTCCCTGCATCTTTTTCAACCCAAACTTCATGTCCGTTCCGAACGAGGATTTTGACTGCGTCGGGCGTGAGCGCGATCCGGTTTTCCTGTAACGAAACCTCACGGGGCAGGCCAATATGCAACGAATTATGATCCTTCCGGACTGCCATCAGGGATTCCTGCGGATACAACGCCGACTGCTTGGCTAGCTCTTCGAAACCGGTAATCTGAGGTTGTGCCATTAATAGCAAAAAATGAAAGTGAACAAATTGATTATGACCTCTATACCCTCTTTACTGCCAACATTCTCATGCCATTTTCATCCGCTTCCAAATGGATCAGCAGATAGTTCAATGGCCACAAGAATTCAATTTTCCCCGGCCACTCGACAAAGCAAAAATGCCCGGAATCAAAATATTCCTCCACGCCCATATCGAGTGCTTCGGTTTCGTCTTTGATCCTGTAAAAATCAAAATGATAGACCAATTTATCACCGGCATCATACTCATTGACCAGTGAAAATGTGGGGCTTTGAACGTGTGAGCGAACGCCCAGCTGCTTGCAGAGCGCTTTGATGAGAGTTGTTTTGCCGGCACCCATATGGCCTTCAAATAGCCATACTGGAATGTCTTTGCCCATATGCAGCAGATCCGCAGAGACTGTTTCCAGTTCCTCTAACTCATTAAAACGCATGACAGCAGACTCTCCAAACATGTTACAAAAATACACATTTTGGAAAAACTCATGACATTAAATGATCGACTATTAATTCCGTTGATCGAAATCAACGACTGTATTTCAATTCCCATCGATTTCAATCGACGGAAAATACTCAACACAGAAACTTGCTTGTTATCTAGTAAAAAACCACTTCCTAAAACTTATGATCATTAAGTTTTCATTTGAAATTAAATCCTAACCCCATGTCCCAAAACATATCCAGACGCGCTTTTCTCATCAATAGCACATTGGCTGGTGCAATTGCCCCGGTAATTGCTGAAAATGCTTTTGCAGCTGGTGCTAATTCGGTAGCAGACGTTCCCAAGATTAATATTTTTTCCAAACACCTGCATTTCCTGAATTACACCGATATGGCAGACGCAGCCAAAGAGCTCGGTTTCGATGGCATTGACCTGACAGTACGTCCGAAAGGCCACGTGCTGCCTGAAAATGTTGAAACTGATTTGCCGAAGGCTGCGGAAGCGATGAAAAAAGCTGGTTTCACGCCATTAATGTTCTGCACGGCGGTGGAAGATGCAGCCAACCCGGTCGATAAAAAACTCCTGGAAACGGCTTCCAGGCTCGGTTTCAAGTATTATCGCATGAATTGGTATAAATACAATGAGCAACAGACCATTCCGCAACTTTTAGATCAATACAAGGACAAAATGGCTGGTTTGGGACAGCTTAACAACCAATTGGGTTTAACCGGTTGTTACCAGAATCACGCTGGACGGCTCGTGGGCGCGAGCATGTTTGAGATCTGGCAAATTTTGCAAAAAGCCGATCCTAAAAGCATGGGCGCACAATATGATATCCGGCATGCCACATTGGAAGGCGGACTTTCATGGCAAACGGGCTTCAACCTGATCAGACCGAGCATTAAGACCATTGTGCTGAAAGATTTTGTGTGGGAGAAAATGAATGGTAAATGGGCACCAAAAAGCGTCCCGCTCGGGGAAGGCATGGTGGATTTCAAAACTTATTTCAAGTTACTGAAAGACAATAAAGTAGACGTTCCGATTTGCCTGCATCTGGAATACCCGCTGGGCGGTGCGGATCAGGGAGCTGACAAGATTACAGTGGACAAAAAAGTGGTTTTTGATGCGATGCGACGCGATTTGAAAAGAGCAAAAGAATTATGGCAGGAAGCGTGAACATGAAATGCACCCTGTCACTATGAAACCTCTGATCCTGCTGTTGCTGATTTTCCTGGCCGTTACCGGCTTTGTGCTCGCGCCGTTATTGAACGATACGGACTGGCCGGAATACAACGGAAACGGCGAAAGAAGCCATTTTTCGGTCCTTAATCAGATCCGTAAAGACAATGTGGCTCAGCTGAAAGTTGCGTGGACGTATGCTTCCGGCGGAGCGGATACGGCCCGTAACCGCAGCCAGATGCAATGTAACCCGATCATTATCAACGGAATCCTTTACGGCGTTTCCGCATCCATTCAGGCGTTCGCTGTTGATGCGGCGACGGGTAAGGAAATATGGAAAAGCGATTTGCCCGATGTGGCCGGAACATTGAGCCGGGGCGTTACTTACTGGTCTGACAACCAAAACAAACGAATCTTTTTTGGTGCCGCGAACTGGTTATATGCTTTGGATGCAGCCAATGGTAGGCTAGTCGATTCATTTGGTATAAATGGAAAAATAAATCTTAAAACCGGCATTGAAAGACCTGGATCAGATGATTTTATCTCTTCCAACACACCCAACACGATTTACAAAAACCTGATCATTGTCGGCGGAAGGGTTGCCGAAAATGAAACTGCGCTGTTGGGCGATGTACGGGCTTATGACACCGTTACGGGAAAGCTTGTCTGGACATTTCATACCATTCCTGACAAAGGGGAATTTGGCTATAACACGTGGTTAACGCAACCGGCAAGAAAGAAATTCGGTGGCGCAAATGCCTGGGCCGGCATGGCCATTGACCGGAAACGCGGCATTGTTTACATTCCAACCGGATCTGCGGCTTTCGATTTTTGGGGTGGCAACAGGCCCGGAGACAATCTTTTCGCAAACTGCCTCATTGCGCTGGACGCTGCAACGGGCAAACGACTTTGGCATTACCAGCTCGTCCACCACGACATCTGGGACCGCGATCCGCCATGCCCGCCTAATCTGGTAATGCTTAATATAGGTGGAAAGCAATTGGATGCTGTTGTTCAAATCACGAAACAAGGTTACATCTTCGTTTTCGACCGGGTTACGGGCAAACCACTGTTTCCTATTAAAGAAACCGCCTTTCGAATGGATGCCATGCAAGGTGAGAAACCCAGCAAAACGCAACCCATTCCAACATTGCCACTCCCATTCACCCGCCAGACTTTCGGCGCAAAAGACTTTAACACATTCGTCGCTGACCGGGATTCGCTCGAAGGATTGCTAAAAAAAGCACGATTTGGAACGGCTTATATTCCGATTACAGGCGATATGACCATTTTTTATCCTGGCACGGACGGCGGCGCACAATGGGGCGGCGCTGCGACGGATCCAAATGGCGTGATGTACATTCCCGCGAAAGAAATCCCGGTTTACACGACATTAAGAAAAAAGGAAGTGCTCAGCGACCAGGCGGTTAATGGCAGCAAACTCTATCAACTGAACTGCTCGGCTTGTCACGGAACGGACAAAACCGGAAACCACGACGGCTCCTACCCTTCGCTTGTGAATGTTGAAAAACGGTTGACGAAAGAACAGATCACGGGCATCCTGCAAAAGGGAAAAGGAATGATGCCTTCGTTTTCGCACATTACGGATGCCGAGAAAAATCTGATCATTGATTTTTTGCTTAATAAAAACGCAGATCAAAAGATTGTCAGCACCAACAACGGACAAGTTCCTTACCACAACACCGGTTACAATCGTTGGTATGATAAAAATGGCTATCCCGTGAGTCAGCCGCCTTGGGGAACGCTTACCGCCGTGGATTTGAGTACAGGCCAACGCCGTTGGCAAGTCCCACTAGGCGAATACAAAGCATTGACAGACAAAGGAATCCCTCCCACCGGAACCGATAATTACGGCGGTCCGGTCGTCACGTCAAGCGGTTTAATCTTCATCGCAGCCAGCCGCGACGAAAAGATCCGGGCATTCGATAAAAACACAGGAAAAATTCTTTGGACCGCAACTCTACCAGCCGCCGGCTACGCCTCAGCCAGCACTTATTCAGTGAACGGGAAACAATTCATCGTCATAGCCTGCGGAGGCGGGAAGCTGAATACGAAGTCCGGGGATAAATATGTGGCGTTTGCTTTGCCTTAGCACCACATCTTAATTCCAGAGAATGGGGACAAGATTTTGATACAATGCGAATTTTTTGTCTTGTGTAATAATGGTAAGCCGTTCGGCAATAGCCTGCGCAATGATCATTCTGTCAAATGGATCAGCATGTAGCAAGGGAAGCTGTTCCAGCACATCGTAATGTTCATTATCAAATGACAGGGAATGAAAGGAATTTCTCATCGCCATCTTGCGAAACTCTGATATAGGCACATTCAAATCCAATTTGCCCAAACCTTTTTTGATAGCCATTTCCCAATAGGTTGCGTGGCTCACATATAAGCTTGCAGAAGAGGAGTTTAATTCGAGAGTTACTTGATGGGAAAGCTTTTGATTGTCGTCTGAATGCCAAAGTAAAATGTGTGTGTCTATTAAGTAATTCATTGCTATTGTGGGAATCCGGGTGGAATAAAGTCATTAAAATCGTCTGAAATGCGACCGACCATACCTTTGCCCCAACCTGGTTTCCTTAAATTGGAATCCTGATCGCTTGCATTAAGGAGATTATTGACCATATCTATTAACGTTTCATCTTCGGTGCTGATGATTTTTCCGATAATATCCATTTTCTTTTCTTCCGTTGTCATGGCAGCTTTATTTAGTCGTAGTCAAATATAATGTCATTAATTCCTAAATTCAAATATCCCGGAAAGTGTTCGGCGCGGCGGATTTTTGCCCGTTTCCCCTCAAAAGTTACCTTTGTTATTATTGTCTAAAAATAAAATTATGGCTTCACGAATTCTTAATGTTGGGTTGATTGGCTTTGGGTTGTCCGGGCGCTACTTTCATTCCCCTTTTCTTAGCACCAATCCGGGTTTCAAGATCAAGACGGTTGTTGAAAGAAGTAAAAACGAAGCGCAGGAATTTGATCCGAACATTGGCAATGCGCGTTCCGTTGAGGAGCTTCTGAGCGACGAATCCATTGATCTCGTTTTCATATGCACGCCCAACGACACGCATTTCCCATACGCGATGGACGCTCTGGAAAATGGCAAACATGTGGTGATCGAAAAGCCATTTGCCGCAACGGAAGAAGAAGCGCGCCAGCTCGTTGCAGTGGCCAAGGAGAAAGGACTGATCCTGACGGCTTACCAAAATCGCCGCTGGGATTCCGACTTTTTGACTATTAAAAAACTCATTGCCGAAGATAGATTAGGAGACATTGTTGAGTATGAATGCCGTTACGACCGTTTCCGTCCCGTGGTGCCAACCGAATCCTGGAAAGAGAAAAGCGTTCCGGTGGGCGGTAACCTTTACAATCTGGGGCCACATCTGATCGACCAGGCCTTGGTCCTTTTCGGAGAGCCGCTGACGGTCACTGCAGAAATTCGTTCGGTGAGGCCAAATAGCGAGATTGATGATTATTTTGACGTTCGCCTGGGCTATGCAGATAAGCTTGTGATTGTGAAGTCGAGCCTGATGGTTTATGAGAATTTCCTGCGCTATAACCTGCACGGAACCAAAGGATCATTCATCAAAGGTGGCCTGGATCCGCAAGAGGAAACATTGCGAAAGAATGTTTTACCAACCCAAAAACCCTGGGGCGTCGAGCCGGAAAATCGCTGGGGTAAATTATTTAGCGAAGATTTTACAGGCGTTATTGAAAGTGAGGCTGGTGATTATGCGCCATTTTACCAGAATGTTTACGACGCGATCGTGGATGGAGCCGAGCTGGCTGTGAAGCCGGAAGAAATTCTGCGCACAACGCGCGTGATCGATCTGGCTTTCCAAAGCAGCCGCGAAAGGCAGGTGATGACTTATTAAAAGCTGATTTCAGCTAAAAAACGAAAGGCTGTCACAATTGTGACAGCCTTTTCTGCAGGAAGGTCCGTTGATATTATTTAACAACTGCTGTAACCAAACGTTTTGTTTCAGTTGCGATCACAAATGGTTTTGCAGAAGTCTCGCCACCGTTGTTCACGATGAAGCTGTAATTTCCGTCAGCAAGATTTGACAAGTCAAAAATCTTAGCGTAATTCTCCGATTTTGGAAGCGCTGTGCTGTAAACGATGTCTCCGTTGAAATCTTTGATAACCAATGAAGATCTTTCTTTTACGTTGTCAAGCGTAAGTTTGAACTTCAATTCGCTGTTTGAAACCAGTTCAATAGAAGCGTTATTTTCTTTGTTTTTGTCTGCGGCGATTGTAAGATTAGCAGCTGAT
It includes:
- a CDS encoding ABC transporter permease is translated as MRNIFLVIRREYLVRVKKKSFLIMTLLGPLLFVAFYAVVIWVAIGSVDTKTVQVLDESGLFKNEFKDSETIKFDYLTSSLDSAKANFKGSDANALVYIPENVIKEPKSVRIYAAKNVSMDLKSEIEKVIEKEIEDIKLGQAGITHKILEDSRVNVSSKTISLSEEGEKTSSSGAATVIGGICAFLIYMSVFIYGTQVMRGITEEKTSRIVEVIISSVKPFQLMLGKIIGVALVGLTQFVLWILLTTALTSAASAILSDKMSQQSPEVAQEMQKMQNGMPSSGMPGGNVENPVAEVLGAVSSLNLPLILGCFLFYYLGGYLLYSALFGAVGAAVDNDADTQQFMLPITLPIIFSFVFAQFVLRDPDGTLAFWTSIIPFTSPIIMMVRIPFGVPAWEIALSMVLLVLGFMGTTWLAARIYRVGILMYGKKVSYKELAKWIFYK
- a CDS encoding ABC transporter ATP-binding protein, with the protein product MNIIEVRNVTKEYSNHVALDDVSIDIPKGCIFGLLGPNGAGKTSLIRIINQITGPDKGEILFDGQHLNQSHISRIGYLPEERGLYKKMKVGEQLLYLAQLKGLSQKQAMDKLKTWFIKFDIKTWWDKSVSDLSKGMQQKVQFVSTVLHEPDLIILDEPFSGFDPINANLIRDEILELKQKGSTIIFSTHRMETVEELCDNIALIHKAKKVLDGPKNLIKEQFKTHTYFVEYKGDLSGLEHSYTLTPEKELENGYKRANIHLGEFASPNDLLRDLLPKVEIRSFGENIPSMSDIFMRSVNEVPEA
- a CDS encoding alanine dehydrogenase, giving the protein MAQPQITGFEELAKQSALYPQESLMAVRKDHNSLHIGLPREVSLQENRIALTPDAVKILVRNGHEVWVEKDAGKGGNLSDHEYSEAGAVIVQSAKEVYQANVILKVEPLVEEEFRYIKAGTTLISAMNLPTLEKKYFERLNELKITGIGYELIEDKVGGKPIIRAMGEIAGSTVLLIAAEYLSTPNGGRGIILGGITGVPPTKIVILGAGTVAEYATRAAISVGADIKVFDKHIYRLQRLKYAIGQNLYTSIIDSDTLAEAIARADVVIGTMRAENGISPLVVTKEMVSQMKPGSVIIDVSIDQGGSFETSRMTTHKHPTFKYNDVIHYCVPNIPSRVAHTASTALSNVFLPFLLQTGTIGGIEEMIYANRWFMKGVYCHKGTLTNSHIARSFNMRYKDLTLLLAARM
- the tsaE gene encoding tRNA (adenosine(37)-N6)-threonylcarbamoyltransferase complex ATPase subunit type 1 TsaE; the protein is MFGESAVMRFNELEELETVSADLLHMGKDIPVWLFEGHMGAGKTTLIKALCKQLGVRSHVQSPTFSLVNEYDAGDKLVYHFDFYRIKDETEALDMGVEEYFDSGHFCFVEWPGKIEFLWPLNYLLIHLEADENGMRMLAVKRV
- a CDS encoding sugar phosphate isomerase/epimerase family protein, with protein sequence MSQNISRRAFLINSTLAGAIAPVIAENAFAAGANSVADVPKINIFSKHLHFLNYTDMADAAKELGFDGIDLTVRPKGHVLPENVETDLPKAAEAMKKAGFTPLMFCTAVEDAANPVDKKLLETASRLGFKYYRMNWYKYNEQQTIPQLLDQYKDKMAGLGQLNNQLGLTGCYQNHAGRLVGASMFEIWQILQKADPKSMGAQYDIRHATLEGGLSWQTGFNLIRPSIKTIVLKDFVWEKMNGKWAPKSVPLGEGMVDFKTYFKLLKDNKVDVPICLHLEYPLGGADQGADKITVDKKVVFDAMRRDLKRAKELWQEA
- a CDS encoding pyrroloquinoline quinone-dependent dehydrogenase translates to MKPLILLLLIFLAVTGFVLAPLLNDTDWPEYNGNGERSHFSVLNQIRKDNVAQLKVAWTYASGGADTARNRSQMQCNPIIINGILYGVSASIQAFAVDAATGKEIWKSDLPDVAGTLSRGVTYWSDNQNKRIFFGAANWLYALDAANGRLVDSFGINGKINLKTGIERPGSDDFISSNTPNTIYKNLIIVGGRVAENETALLGDVRAYDTVTGKLVWTFHTIPDKGEFGYNTWLTQPARKKFGGANAWAGMAIDRKRGIVYIPTGSAAFDFWGGNRPGDNLFANCLIALDAATGKRLWHYQLVHHDIWDRDPPCPPNLVMLNIGGKQLDAVVQITKQGYIFVFDRVTGKPLFPIKETAFRMDAMQGEKPSKTQPIPTLPLPFTRQTFGAKDFNTFVADRDSLEGLLKKARFGTAYIPITGDMTIFYPGTDGGAQWGGAATDPNGVMYIPAKEIPVYTTLRKKEVLSDQAVNGSKLYQLNCSACHGTDKTGNHDGSYPSLVNVEKRLTKEQITGILQKGKGMMPSFSHITDAEKNLIIDFLLNKNADQKIVSTNNGQVPYHNTGYNRWYDKNGYPVSQPPWGTLTAVDLSTGQRRWQVPLGEYKALTDKGIPPTGTDNYGGPVVTSSGLIFIAASRDEKIRAFDKNTGKILWTATLPAAGYASASTYSVNGKQFIVIACGGGKLNTKSGDKYVAFALP
- a CDS encoding type II toxin-antitoxin system VapC family toxin, with the translated sequence MNYLIDTHILLWHSDDNQKLSHQVTLELNSSSASLYVSHATYWEMAIKKGLGKLDLNVPISEFRKMAMRNSFHSLSFDNEHYDVLEQLPLLHADPFDRMIIAQAIAERLTIITQDKKFALYQNLVPILWN
- a CDS encoding Gfo/Idh/MocA family oxidoreductase — translated: MASRILNVGLIGFGLSGRYFHSPFLSTNPGFKIKTVVERSKNEAQEFDPNIGNARSVEELLSDESIDLVFICTPNDTHFPYAMDALENGKHVVIEKPFAATEEEARQLVAVAKEKGLILTAYQNRRWDSDFLTIKKLIAEDRLGDIVEYECRYDRFRPVVPTESWKEKSVPVGGNLYNLGPHLIDQALVLFGEPLTVTAEIRSVRPNSEIDDYFDVRLGYADKLVIVKSSLMVYENFLRYNLHGTKGSFIKGGLDPQEETLRKNVLPTQKPWGVEPENRWGKLFSEDFTGVIESEAGDYAPFYQNVYDAIVDGAELAVKPEEILRTTRVIDLAFQSSRERQVMTY